The following are encoded together in the Pseudodesulfovibrio indicus genome:
- a CDS encoding PLP-dependent aminotransferase family protein translates to MTIYAPVMVRGDGPLYKELADAIERDVAAGNLRPGERLPTHRDLADALGLNVSTVTRAYREAGKRGLVSGTVGRGTFVSSDAATSTSLVSFEPCVPGMIELGLVSPLDHLDPDVADGFRRIARRRDPSSLLRYSDPRGQAEHRKAGALWAERFGVGADPSDVVVCAGSQHALTCVLSGLFRPGDRLAVDALTYPGMKTLAAMLGIRLVPVPMDDRGMIPDGLDAACRRDDIRGVYLMPGVHNPTTVTLPEGRREEIARLADRHDFLIIEDDAYDLTDPGRIEPVGNRAPHRRVYIAGMSKSLAAGLRVAFVVAPTPLIKPLAQAVLNTIWMAPPLNVELTAMWINDGTADRVVEAKRAEAARRYMLACDLLDGLRFRGKASGFYLWCELPEPWTGNALERACAARGVNVFGAEKFVVGESPAPRAVRISLTGTESQEQLRQGLLVLRDTLAGTP, encoded by the coding sequence ATGACAATATATGCGCCCGTCATGGTCCGGGGAGACGGTCCCCTGTACAAGGAGTTGGCCGACGCCATCGAACGCGACGTGGCTGCCGGGAACCTGCGGCCCGGCGAGCGGCTGCCCACCCACCGCGACCTGGCCGACGCCCTGGGGCTGAACGTGTCCACGGTGACGCGCGCCTACCGCGAGGCCGGGAAGCGCGGGCTGGTGTCCGGCACGGTGGGGCGCGGGACCTTTGTCTCGTCCGACGCGGCCACCTCCACCTCGCTGGTCTCCTTCGAGCCGTGCGTGCCGGGCATGATCGAGCTGGGGCTGGTCTCGCCCCTGGATCACCTGGACCCGGACGTGGCCGATGGGTTCCGGCGCATCGCCCGGCGCAGGGACCCGTCCTCGCTGCTGCGCTATTCCGACCCGCGCGGCCAGGCCGAGCACCGCAAGGCGGGCGCGCTCTGGGCCGAGCGGTTCGGGGTTGGTGCCGATCCCTCGGACGTGGTGGTCTGCGCCGGTTCGCAGCACGCCCTGACCTGCGTGCTGAGCGGGTTGTTCCGGCCCGGCGACAGGCTGGCCGTGGACGCCCTGACCTATCCCGGCATGAAGACCCTGGCCGCCATGCTCGGCATCCGGCTCGTGCCGGTCCCCATGGACGACCGGGGCATGATCCCCGACGGACTGGACGCCGCCTGCCGCCGCGACGACATCCGGGGCGTGTACCTCATGCCCGGGGTGCACAACCCGACCACCGTGACCCTGCCCGAGGGCCGCCGCGAAGAGATCGCCCGGCTGGCCGACCGCCACGATTTCCTGATCATCGAGGACGACGCCTACGACCTGACCGACCCCGGGCGCATCGAGCCGGTGGGCAACCGCGCCCCGCATCGGCGCGTCTACATCGCGGGCATGTCCAAGTCCCTGGCCGCCGGGCTGCGCGTGGCCTTCGTTGTCGCCCCCACGCCCCTGATCAAGCCCCTGGCCCAGGCCGTGCTGAACACCATCTGGATGGCCCCGCCGCTGAACGTGGAGCTGACCGCCATGTGGATCAACGACGGCACCGCCGACCGGGTGGTGGAGGCCAAGCGCGCCGAGGCCGCCCGCCGCTACATGCTCGCCTGTGACCTGCTTGACGGGCTGCGCTTCCGGGGCAAGGCCAGCGGTTTCTACCTGTGGTGCGAGCTGCCCGAGCCCTGGACCGGCAATGCGCTGGAACGGGCCTGCGCCGCACGCGGCGTGAACGTCTTCGGCGCGGAAAAGTTCGTGGTCGGCGAAAGCCCGGCCCCACGGGCCGTGCGCATCTCCCTCACCGGGACCGAGTCCCAGGAGCAGCTCCGCCAGGGACTGCTCGTCCTGCGCGACACCCTCGCCGGCACGCCGTAG
- a CDS encoding methyl-accepting chemotaxis protein encodes MFKNLKLGLKLGLGFGCLILIACVLGGVAIYDMLMVSTDSRELAEEYLPEVAMANDLERAALLTMYAIRGYSLSEEERFWNDGKKSLDETLANLRRAREHADAHPRLVQLKKDVEAASTRLDNYASLVAETNRIIASMAAIRGNMDAAAGKFMKNCEEFLISQNEALDREIRQGNSMERLVERHRKITLINEIIALGNASRIGNFKSQATRDTAIMQEALDNFPQIREREDALRAITRQPANIAQLQAIREAGDGYAGAMQNFLNNFKELNDLNRQRNDVGQSVLDAANSTAQAGLGATQQRANEAVSALGTASLIMVVGLATAFLVGVLIAWGLTRMITRPVLEGVDFARRMSEGDFTRTLAIDQRDEIGILAGALNNMVIKLQSVVSDVDSATNNVAGGSAELSASSQALSQGATEQAASIEEVSSSMEQMASNISQNAENARETETLATKAANDAKETGEAVGQTVEAMKQIAEKISIIEEIARQTNLLALNAAIEAARAGEHGKGFAVVAAEVRKLAERSGTAAGEISDLSVSSVEVADKAGRMLGQLVPDIERTAALVQEITAASNEQNAGASQINTAIGQLDTVIQQNASASEEMASTSEELSSQSRQLQETMSFFNVGNNGSSAKRVRVSQSPRAALPAGSPAPASGGLDLNMDEGADFERF; translated from the coding sequence ACCGATTCGCGGGAACTGGCCGAGGAATATCTCCCGGAGGTGGCCATGGCCAACGACCTTGAGCGCGCCGCCCTGCTGACCATGTACGCCATCAGGGGGTATTCCCTGAGCGAGGAGGAACGGTTCTGGAACGACGGCAAGAAGAGCCTGGACGAAACCCTGGCGAATCTCCGCCGGGCCAGGGAGCACGCCGACGCCCACCCCCGCCTGGTCCAGCTGAAAAAGGACGTCGAGGCCGCCTCGACGCGCCTTGACAATTACGCGTCCCTGGTGGCCGAAACCAACCGGATCATAGCCTCCATGGCCGCCATCCGTGGGAACATGGACGCGGCGGCCGGGAAATTCATGAAGAACTGCGAAGAGTTCCTGATCTCGCAGAACGAGGCCCTGGACCGCGAAATCCGACAGGGGAATTCCATGGAACGGCTCGTGGAGCGGCATCGGAAGATCACCCTGATCAACGAGATCATCGCCCTGGGCAACGCGAGCCGCATCGGCAACTTCAAGTCCCAGGCCACCCGCGACACGGCCATCATGCAGGAGGCGCTGGACAACTTCCCGCAGATCCGGGAGCGGGAGGACGCCCTGCGGGCCATCACCCGACAGCCCGCCAACATCGCCCAGCTGCAGGCCATCCGCGAGGCGGGCGACGGCTACGCGGGGGCCATGCAGAATTTCCTGAACAACTTCAAGGAACTGAATGATCTGAACAGGCAGCGCAACGACGTCGGCCAATCCGTGCTCGATGCGGCCAACAGCACGGCGCAGGCCGGGCTGGGAGCCACGCAGCAGCGGGCCAACGAGGCGGTGAGCGCCCTCGGCACCGCTTCCCTGATCATGGTCGTGGGCCTGGCTACGGCATTCCTCGTCGGCGTCCTCATCGCCTGGGGATTGACCCGGATGATCACCCGCCCGGTGCTTGAGGGCGTGGATTTTGCCCGGCGCATGAGCGAGGGCGACTTCACCCGGACGCTGGCCATAGACCAGCGCGACGAGATAGGCATCCTGGCCGGGGCATTGAACAACATGGTCATCAAGCTCCAGTCCGTGGTGTCCGACGTGGATTCCGCAACCAACAACGTGGCGGGCGGCAGCGCCGAGCTTTCGGCCTCTTCCCAGGCCCTGTCACAGGGGGCCACGGAGCAGGCCGCGTCCATCGAGGAGGTCTCCTCCTCCATGGAGCAAATGGCCTCGAACATCAGCCAGAACGCCGAGAACGCCAGGGAGACCGAAACGCTTGCCACCAAGGCCGCCAACGACGCCAAGGAGACCGGAGAGGCCGTGGGCCAGACCGTGGAGGCCATGAAGCAGATCGCCGAGAAGATCTCGATCATCGAGGAGATCGCAAGGCAGACCAATCTGCTGGCGCTGAACGCGGCCATCGAGGCGGCCCGCGCCGGAGAGCACGGCAAGGGATTCGCGGTGGTCGCGGCCGAGGTCCGCAAGCTGGCCGAGCGGTCGGGCACGGCCGCCGGAGAGATCAGCGACCTGTCCGTGTCCAGCGTGGAAGTGGCCGACAAGGCGGGTCGGATGCTGGGCCAGCTGGTGCCGGACATCGAGCGCACCGCTGCCCTGGTCCAGGAAATCACCGCGGCCTCCAACGAACAGAACGCCGGGGCCTCGCAGATCAACACGGCCATCGGCCAGCTGGACACGGTCATCCAGCAGAACGCCTCGGCGTCCGAGGAGATGGCCTCCACCAGCGAGGAACTGTCCAGCCAGAGCCGCCAGCTCCAGGAGACCATGTCCTTCTTCAACGTGGGCAACAACGGGTCGTCCGCCAAGAGGGTCCGGGTCAGCCAATCCCCGCGCGCGGCCCTGCCCGCCGGGTCCCCGGCCCCGGCCTCCGGCGGCCTGGACCTGAACATGGACGAAGGGGCCGACTTCGAACGGTTCTGA